AACGCCTCGTCCACCAGCTTGGTCAGGCCAAGGTTGCTCTCCTCCAGGAGGCACCCAATCATGGCGTTGCTCGACAGGTTCCCGCCCTCCAGCTGCATCCTGTGGCCCGAGACCTCCTTGTAGTACTCGAACAGGCCCTGGAGCTCCTGGCGGCACCCCGCGACGAGGGCCTCCTTCTCCGCGGTGGCAATCGCGGGGCCGTTGGAGGCCCTCTTCCGCTTGAGCTACTTCTGCACTTGCACGATGGTGTCCGTCAACGTCGTGGGAGGCTGCATCAGCGGCGGCACCGTCTGGCTCGGTGCCTGCGTTGGGGCCGCGCCGCTCGTCCTCCTGGGTCGCTCGACTCGAGCTCGGCGGATCGGTTAAGCGCGATGGGGCCGTCGACCTGCATCTGCGATTGGTCCGGGATAGCGGCGTCGCCGCTAGGAGCTTCGGAGTGAGCGACGCCGAggaccgcgccgccgccctccaTCGTGGGAATTGGCGGCGGTTAGGGTTCGGATCGTGGATTAGGGAGGGGTTCATTTGTCGCGGATGCCTGCGCGGGATCCGTGGCGCATTCCTCCGCCCAGCCCCTGACAGGGAGCAATCCTCTGCAGCTACCTGCGCAACGAATCAGGATCTGGTCGGGTTCGGATTTTTCATAGCGAAGGACAGAGCGGAATGAAAATACGGGGAATCTAGGGTTTCTTACCAGCGGAGGAGATCCCGCGCCGGTTGTCGCCGCCGAGGAGGACGAGCGGCGCAACGAGGGCGACGTGGGCGAGCTCGGAGATGGCGACCGCGATGGAGTAACTCCTCAAGCCCATCCTCGATCTTACCCCATGTCGACGCAGCAGAGCGACGACGCCGCCTCTTCCCGCCTCCCTGCAGGCATCCGCGCGGCGACACCCGCGACCGGCCGTGACCGTCACCTGCCGGCGCTCCAGCGCCCCGCGGCTGCTCCCGGGCCCGCACTGCCAGCCTCCTCCACGACGTGCTCTTGCAGAAGACCAGGAACGGGCGCGCCGCCACGGTTGGGGAGGAGGAGAGACGAGGATTGAGGAGGAGAGGAAGGACGGGATTGGGGAGTGAATCGGGGAATGGCGATCTAGGTTTTCACCATCCCCGCGCGGCTCGAGACGGAAGGCGACGCCAACGAGCACCTGTGGATGTCTCTGACGGTTGGTCCCCGCAAGTACCTGGCCCCATGCGTCATGGACTCCATGAAAAGCTGAACGAGTGAGAAAAAAAACTACCGATCGAACGGCTGTAGTGAAAAGTGGGATGTGGCTGGGAAAAACCAACGACCCAGATTCATTTGCCCCTCTCAGACCCCCTGGTTGAGAGGGTAGTCTTTGAACATATATAGATAGTAATTAGCAGCTACTGTGGTTACTGTATCCCTCGTGTGACGCAGTCAAAGAGGAATAAAAAAAGTACGAATCACTGGGTAGATTGTGGGACACAGCCCACAATCCGAGGCGGGGTATCGTCCGGGGGAATTAGATTGTGGGACACAGCCCAACGGCACAACACACGGCGTGAGACACGCGTACCCACCTGATCACCGTGCTTCATCCGTAGGTGGCATATAGATTGAGTCAAAAAGTCAATGTGTAAGTAATTTATAAAAATATGAAGATTTACGATACCCGATCAATATAATAGATCCATAGTAGGATATAATTTCATAATGTTTTTTAAATATTATAGTTGTTGATATTTCCTTATATGTATTTGATCAAACTTAGAAACAATTGAAACTTTTCTTGAATTTATACGCCACCTACTTGGGCATGGTGGGACTATATGAGTGAATTCTCTCTAATATTTGGAGTAATTAAAATTATCAATTCCCCTAGTTGTTTGTTCATTCTAATCCATCGATCAATCTCCTATCAGTCGGCGAGGCATACGATGAAAAGAACGgattaattgaatttttatttacTTTAAACCAGAACTGATCTATTATAactaactagttgaatgcccgtgcgttgctacgggttccTATGTTTTGTGAGCGTTACCACGACACAAACCTGAAAAATTTGTAAAGCTTGATCACGATTTGATGACCACTTTTACAAAATGGCACACCAAAAAGGAAAAACTTTCTGATGTCTACACCCGCATGTTCTTCTCTTTTCAGCCAAGATGACTACCCTGGTGCTTAATCGGATCTATATTTGTCTATCCATGTTCTCTTTTATTGTAACAAAGTTTCTAAATATTATATTAGCATTGGAAATAGCATCGCGGCTTGGAGGAGCCTGGCTCCCCTCCGTGCTATGGCATTCCATTACATGGGTTGATTTCTGTTGAATGCATGAAAATAATTCAGACAACAAGTACGAGGTCAGAATAAATGAAAACAATGTTATTGCAATGCTAAAGTAAACAAACCACGAGTACTATTGCTGTTGTGAACGCAGTATTGCTTGGTCCGGAAATCTGTGAAGAAGTTCAGGACAGCTCTTGGCACATCACTACATCAGCGTCAATATTCTGCTGAATACTTGCCACTGAGATCTAGATTGACACTGTTCGCTTCAAGTGTTAAACCTGAACCCAAAAAACTTCAAAAATGTCATTGTTCACTTGCAGGTTTTCATATAGTACAAATGTACTTGGTTCATGAGAAAAACAAAGTACTTAGCACGACTGAAATCTAAATTACATGCATGCTTCCCTAGAATAGCCAACAAGGGAGTAAGAACCTTGATGTGCTTGTCCAAATAGGATTTTGCTGAGCCAACTTCACCAACAGTTGCATTACCACCTATATCATAACAAAGCTTCCTTAGATTTTTTTCAGGTTCTATATATACGTGACTTGCACAATGCAGTAGCCTTTGCACGATATGACTTCACATCTCCAATCTTGTATGCAGACTCGAAAGCACAAAATATGTGCATGTTTCTAGGACTGAATTAAGGGAATTAAAATAAGGACGAATGACCAAAATATACAGCATACCAACATTTTTTTAATGAATTCATCTCCGATGATAAAAGTGCACCCACACGCAtacagtagcattacatttatgcaAGTGAAGATACGTTTGCAAGATTTCCATAAGATCAAATTAACAAAGCATTCATCAATAATGCAATGGAAATAACACCTTTAGTTTCCTAAATTTTCACCTCATTCATTTTCCGGAAAGTGAGATAGCATTCAAGAAGTAATAGCTATTGAAAAGTAACTCCAAATCACATCTGAAACTAACACATCAATTGAAGTTCAAAAAGTTTCTCGAGTCTGTTATGCAATCATGCATCATGCCTCAATTTTTTTTTTACAGTTGTTCACGTACTTTATAAAGGATTCAAGGCAATGGAAGCATACAGCGTGCAATGCTCAATATAAAAATTTAGAGGTTAGCCTATTTTATTTATTATAGGAACATTTCGTACAAATATAAAACCACCTTAACTGAAAGCATACTGGCAACcatcagaaaaaaaaactaagagATCAACTCAAAGTGATTACCTTGACAATCCATACTGATAGGATGCAGAGAAATCCCTTAGCATCCTTTTATTGATGGATTCCCCTCTTTTTTATGGAGGCACATCGTCTGAAGAGCGCCTATAGTGTCAACGGCTTCGGCCTGCTAACGACACACATATGTGGGAAGACTGATGCATATGATATGCTTGCACCTGCTCACTCTCTCTGGCCTCAAGGTGTAACAtaagaaatataaaaaaaataAGATAGATGGCAGTAGAAAAAAGAGAGAGAATAACTTGACCAGTAACCTGCCATGCAAACCAATAATATAAAATTGATAACATTCAGCAATAGCCGGCGACCTAGGATGTGCATTCATGTAACCTGTACTGTAACCGTTCTATCTTCTTAGGAGTAGTGTACTCTTGAACCTTCTACcctttcaatgaaatgaaacacAACTACTTTTGCATTTTCTCGAAAAAAACATTCATCGATGGTGTGGGATCTTTCTTTTGTTTATATGTTAAAACCGACATTCTACGTTGCAGCAACATTTAACAATAGTGGAAAGGTGGCCGGTTGGGTAATCTCTATTAACTCTTCCCTCACCATCGATAAATGTTTTTTTGCAGCAACATTTACCATCGACGGTGTTGCAAGAATGTGATGAAGTTGATCTAGGATTCTGGCATTCTTGCACGCAATTGGGATCTCGTCGACGGAGTGGTTGTCTCCTCTATCTATCAATTCCACAAGAAATGCACAAAACATTCAGGATTCCATACTTGAAAAAAATAATCACAATTTGATGCATGTATCTCAGTATCTGCACACATACCACATACCACATACCAGATGTTAAAGGGAAGCCTAGCGCCCAAAACTGCTCACATCCTCTTGTCCATTAGATTCCGGCAGTCATTCTGTCTCCCCATCTCCACCACTCTACATAAATCAATGTCGATTAACTTTCTTAAAATTGTGGAGATAAGAGGAGCTCAGCATAACCGCTCTTATCTCCGATGATGCAAGAGAAGGCGCTGAAAATTTgcccacaaaccatggaggagcctGTTGTCGAGGGGGCAGAGGCCTTGGagcatagttttaaaaaccggaccggACCGGTTGTTGAACCGGGAAAAACCGGAACCAGGGCCTTTACCGGTCTTTTAGGCGCACTAGACCGCTCACGCACCTGACCCGGTGAAAACCGGACGAACCGCGGCTCAACCGGTGGTTTTGGAAGGAAtacaaaagtttattttataCATAACTAACACGATAGGGCTTTCCTTTTCCCGTTGCATGGCATACCTGCATCTGCATGTTACTATACGCTGGATTTGCTGCCTTTCAACTTTGCTGAATGCAAAAAATGAAATACAAGAGTGTGTGTTAGGTGCTTGGCTGTCTTAGACGTGGCAAAGTTCCCAAGTTGTTGACTACTTTGTGGATTATTATGCCATTTTGCAAATCTAAAATATATTTGTATACATGATTTGTTTTAACTGTAGTATTTGTAAGTAAAAATATATTACTCTATATCTTAAAAAACCAGACAATGAACCGGTAACCAGTGGTCCGACCGGTAAAAACCTGAACCGAAAACCTCACCGGTTCGGTCACTggtccggtttttaaaactatgcgTTGGAGGAGCAGGATGCCGCGAGCTGGTTGATGGGGACAGTGGGGCGAAGCAGTGGCAGCGTGCAGGGAACCGGCGGCGGGAAGGCAGTGCTGCAGCGGCGTGCAAGGATTCGAAGGCGATTTGCAGGGCTACGGTGGCGGGCTTTGAAGGGTGCGGAGGTGGCTTGCTGAGCAGCAGCGAGAAGGACGGTGACGTAATGGCGCTGATTGGGGAAACCGGGGAGGGTTATGGAATGGGTCAGCCTTTTATTAGCGTCTGATACTGTTTTAGCTATAATTAAGGACGAATGGTGAATTATGGTTTCAAAAAAAAGTACGAATGGTGAGCTGCAGGACATGGATTACATGGTCTGAATTTGTTGGATTTGCATCCTCTAGTTCTTTATGTATTGATGATAGATGTTTGTGGGAAGAAAAGTGAGTGGGCGCGTGATTGACGTGATTTGATTAGAAATAGACTATAATATCTTTTCTCTTATTGACTGCTCTCCTCACGGAAGGACGGAAATAGACTATATCTTTCCTTTTATTGACTGCTCTCCTCGCGGAAGGACGGAAATGTATTACCGATTTGTTGTGTGCTGATTGATTGTAGAGATTCGGTCATTCCTTGATTCATTCCTTGATTCATTCCTTGATTGTAGCAATTCCACGATTAATAGTTATTTGTTTACTTAAATATGGATATTCAACCATTAATACTCCATGTCTACTTCCTTATCTAGCAGACAGATTTTTGGAAATTGATAAGATGGATGTTTAATAGGATTACACGGTCAAGATGTCTTcaatctttgacatcaaacatttttACGACGTACGGATTtacatctctactacttaaaaagactcaATTGGTTCCTTATTCCGCCAATACGTTTGGTCGTTCTTGGTCGTCGTCCTTCGGTGTCCCGTGCGCGCCGACAGGTGGACCCGTTTGGAAGCGTGAAGCCACGATAGAGGAAACCCTCCCTCAGTCCTCGTAGGCTCGCCAATATCtcgttcgccgccgccgccaccgattaGAGGACCCTGATCAACAAAAGCTCCACGCACGACGGGATCCTCCTCCTCATGATCGGATCAGCCTCCGATGTCGAGATCCACCTCCCCTAAGCCAGTAATCAACCCAATCTCCTGTTGGGGCCTCTCTTTTGATCTGCGTTGCCCCTACCTCCATGCCTTCGCACCATCTGCCTCCACATCCGCCCTACCAATACCTCCATGCCAAGGCCACCGGCACGGTCTTCGACGAGGAGTCGCTGGCGGCAGCACGAGCAGGCGACGAAGGCGTAGACGGCAGCGCTGGCAGCAACCGGTTGCCACGAAAAGAGTCGATGAATGTTTCTTCGTTGCCACGCAGGATGACGGACGCGATCTGCCGGAGACTGATTCATCTCGTCCGGCCGCGCGTGTTGTGCAGCTCAGCAACATGGATTCACAGCGCGAACTGCCTCCGCCCGATTGCAAGATGTCCTCCGTCCCTCCGGCTGGCCGGCTCTCCTTGTGTCCCAGATCCCCTCTACTATTTTCCCCTTGTCCTACCATATTTCCAATTGCAACTCTTGATTTGTTAGCTATGATTTTTGCATCTTTCAATTGGGAATATTTCTAGCTAGGTCATATATTTTACAGTAACTGAACTTCTAGCTAGGTCATAGATCTTGTTGGTTACATATTGTTGTTTCACTGTATAGGTAGGTAGGAAGTAACGGTGGTGAAGGATTATTTTTCAGTAAAAAGAGAGGTGTGAACAAGCACACCCCCAACCTGTAAGTGAAGAATTGTTTAGGGGTGGTAAACACATCTTGTTAAGAGGCATGAGTACTTCCAGTGAGAAGCTATTCTACTGACCAAACCATAAACTCCCGTTGATTGATGTTAATGCTACCACTTCTGACAATACAAATACTCTTGATGATGGCAGAGACAACATGAATGGGAGGTTTAGAACTCGATGGTCCTCTTTCTCTTGGCCAAGGCCCAACCTTGTGTCGGCGTACATTTGTTTCAGTTGATCGAGCAATCTCTTTGCTACACGCAGCGGCTGGAGCAGGTAGTCCGAACGGAACAGTCAACTTAGATTGCTATGTTCGTGATTGGTGTTCTCCTCCTTGATGAAATGGTGGAATCTCAGTTAGTAGAACACTGCCGATGACTTCCTGAGGTGCTAACGCATCACAACTTTTTTGGGTCAGTTTTTTCACTATTCAAACTGAAATGAAACATTATGTCTATATTTAATCCAGTTTATTTTAGTTGGATGCTTTGTAGATAATTTTTTTGCACGTGTTTTCTCCCACTCCTGTTTTGGGATCTTCATTAGTGTGTTGTTCTTCAGTAGGGGAAGAGATGGGGCCTGATGCTGAAGAGGGCGCATATAAGGAAGATGGGGATAGGGTACAAGTAAGATGATACTAACATACATTTGTTCTTGTTGCTCGGTAGGTTCCattgggtttttttttttttgtaaacgAAGATGCCCATGATCAGAAATTATATTTTGCCATTGGCTTTTCAGTTGATACAAACAAAGAGTGCACACATGttcaattttttttcttttaaCCACCGTTTCTCTCTTTTATGGTGCAGGTTTCTCGAGGGATTCGGTTTGTCGGTTCCTCAGATTTGCGTTATTCTTTTGTTCAAACCCAATGACAAATATACATTCTGCTGCAATGTATGCATAATGCGAAATTTACATCTAATATGTGTCAGTAGTTATTTGTATCATTCCTAATGCTTCTCTGATTGAGAAAACACGAAATTTACTTCTAATACGTGTCAGTGATTATTTGTATCATTCCTAATGCATCTCTGATTGAGAAATGGACCTTGCCATTTTTCTATTGATCTTTAATATGGGATGTCTGATGTAGCACATACTAAAATGTTTGGTGCAGGTAAGAATGGTGCATCTCCTCTGTTTCCTTCGCCATCCATTTGCACCGCAGCCGATAGCCTTATTCTgctcttcatcttcctgatttGAATCACATGAACAGAGGAAGGTAAACAAATTTTCTAATCTGAACCTTCGGATGCTGATATTTTGGTTCTCTGATTTTTATTCATATGATTGATTAACTGCAGACCATAGAATGCCAAGGACGCCAACCACTGTAGCCGAGCTTGTTGGGTTGATCGATATGCTCACGGTCCTGGCCAGCCGCGTCGTGTTCCGAGCAGCACACCCGATTAAGTTCTACGCCTCGCCACAACCCCTTTTATGTAATCTAACTTCATAGTGGAAATCTGAGATAGAATTCCACGATTAGTATTCTGTGGCATTGATCTTTTGTTAGGGCATATGCTGCATTGATCTCTGCTTGTACTTCTGTGCCACAATATATTTCTTGGATCCAACTATACTTGATATTGGTACACATCCAACTGGTAATGGTTATCATTAGGACAGAAAAAAACATAGCCCAGCttcccttgatttttcttttttttcagcATAAGGTACTTTATAGATGAAAGGACAAATCCACATCCCTAGGATAATTTTATAAATAAAACTTGAGTTAAAAGAATTACTTTGAACAGGAAAATATATCCAAAAAACCAACTTTGTACTGAAATAATGTTCAATACATAGTCTACCCAAGCAATTATATGAATGCTCCTGTGTACATTTTTGTCAGCCCCATTTCTTTCTTTTTCTAGGCATATGTTATGCATTTACTTGCATTATCCTACTACTGCGGGTTTTagaatcacatatatatcttgtaAGCTCTGTGTGAAGAGTATGAAATATCAAATATGCATGTGACAATTAAATAGATTAGAGAATTACACCATTTCATACAAAACAAAAAGGAGAAGGATATCGTCTTATGTTTATGTATCCTAGGGATCTTATTTTTTTCACATGTGAAATGTTGTAAATCCAGGGAGTGAATAATCAAGAAAAAATGCATGTATGTACAATCCAATCAATGGTTATTTGTTCCTATAGTTTACTGTTAAAAATCATTGTACTACAAATATCCATGATGTAAAAGTCTTAGAAAAAATTAGCATCGAAAGATGGCTAACAAATTTCACTCAAACTTTAGTTTAACCAGAAAGCCTGCATTGATACTGCCAAAACTGTAAATGTCTGCAGACTGTCCTTCCAGTCATACTTGGGATCTTGGCATTTCAATTTGACAATTGATGAGCTAATAAAGAGGATTAGTATCCTTTAGGATCTGCTTTGGAGGATTGTCTGTTTGTAGTTTGCTAGACATACAATATCTTTCCTATCGATTTGTACTAGATGTAGAATCGTATAACTATATTGAAAATGTGCCAGGCTACTGACTTAGTATTTACAAGGGTATATGGACTGAAGTTGTCGTTCAACAACCCATGCTCCTCCTCCATCTTTGCCCTGGATTCGTCTATTTGATTTGTGACCTTGCCATCTTCTTCCTGCAGGCTCTCTTGCAGTACCAAGGGGCAGCGGCACGGCAAAGAGTTGGGAGCAGGGACGCGAGCTGGTGCATGAGTGGCGGAAGTTTAGACGGTGAGCCTTCTCCCTCTCAGCAGTTGGTTTCCCTTCTATTTTCTACTTTGCAGATAATAGAACATTTAGCTTTTGTTTCCATTCTATATTACCCAATTCGTAATTATCAGGGTAACTTTCTGTGATATAGAATGAGTTGCGTGATGATGTGTTGCTTGTATTTGCAAACAAACAAGATATTCCTAATGTCATGAATGCAGCTGAAATAGTTGACAAGCGTGGTCTGCACTCCCTGCGCCAGTGGTGCCGGTAAGAAGTTTCACACATGCTTCCTAGCGTCTGTCTGGGACAGGTTGCCAACCTTCCAGTGTCTACCATCCAACTTAAACCACTGATATTGAGTTTAGCTAAAGTGCAGCATCCTCTGTGATGATGTGGCTCTGTTGTAGCATATTTTGGAGAAAGGAGCCAAATTATCAGTACGTTGGCTAGGTAGGTTGTGTCCATTAGCCAATGATTTATGGTTTACTTATCAAATGTGTCTTCAGCTGAATTTTAAAAAGCCTGTAGGTGCTAGACTAATCATATCTGAGATAATTGTTGGTGTCATTGTTTACCCTTTTGGATTCATAAGGTGCACATGCTGGTGCTAAAATAAATTATTTTGTGGGGTGCACGTTCATTCAGAGCGTTTGTGCTATCTTTTCTAAAGAAGAACTTTAGGAGGACCTGAGGCATATTCCTATTTGGAGAAGAGGCTTATATTGGAGACGATGCTTGCTCAACAGACTTACTTTACCGGTTCTTCTTTGGATATGGATGTTCTAGAAAATTAATTCACCGACACTTTTTTGATGAACATAAAATATTGTTATGTTCGTATACTATTCCAGAACCATGAAATATTGTAGGAACCAACTCAAGGGCCAATTTGTTGATAGTTTACTTCATCTTTGTTGTGCGATTTTGTACATTTTGTCTCATTCAGATAATTTGGAAATGCAACTTTGGCAATCTGTACCAAATGTTAGGTAATAGATCGATCATTAATATTATTTATTCCCCTCTCACATTATTCATTTATAAATCATATTTTCAAACACGTTTTAATCCATCACATAATTAAGCAATATGTTGTTTCATTAATATATAACAAAGAGTTTTACTATCACTCTTTGGGCAATAAAACTGTAAAAATGGTTTTGTGAACCAATTAGAAACATCATTTGAAAATAATCTAAATACTTATtagtttccaaatattacatgggTTGATTATTTATTTACCCCCAATTTGTTTTTGTGTTCATTTATTTATTCACCAGTCAACTATGTATCCTTCATTTACTGGTAACTTCGTAATTTCTATTGTAGATCTTACTCCCTCTTTGACACGGAAAAATATCCCTTTGCCTCCGTTTGCTTGGGCGTATTTGGTGATCCTGTTGGAGCTCACCCTAGGGACAATTTAACTTCGCTCTATCTCAATGCACCATATTACTCGGCCCAGCTTGTCTTTCACTCGTCCTAACTTGGGAATCGCCGCACCTGAACCGATGTTTACATGTTTTTGATAGGTCGATTAATTTGTGTTGGTGTGTGTTGTGATTAGTTGAAACTATTGCATCACCTCGATCTTTATGTGTCTTTGGAGGGTCATTAACCAATGATCCACGATTTGGTATATGTGTGAGTTGTCTTTTCATGTATTTGAACAATAATTTATTGTAAAAAACGTATATAAATGTCTATGAATGATCTATGCATATTATTACATCTTTGTGTAAAGTTGGAacaatataatttattttctagcTTTTTCATATTTCCTGAACTTTTTCTGACTTGATTGACACGAAGTAGAGTTAACTAATATGGATTGAACTGAGTATATAAATATTACATTTTAAAATTATATTTCCAAGTATGATGGTGATATAAACTTGAGACATGTACTGATGGGATTATGGGAAAATGGAAGCAAGTTTAACACAATTAAGAAATCATGTGAACAAACATAAATTAGGACACATGCTTCAATTTATTATTATCTATTAAAATTTCCtatcccgtggcaacgcacgggcaattgtcCTAGTATAATAGTAAAGACTTATTTTAAATTAAATACTAGCTAAACCTCATGCGGCTGTGCTAGGAGGGTTGCACTTTATTCAATGATAAAATGAGACACTCACACATTCTCATAGACGTGGGCATCAAATCTTCCTTTGAAGTTATATTGGTACATCCTCGACTAGGAAGGCATGGCGCCCTGGGTACTTAGCGCTTGGGCTGATTATGGGCCATTGTTTTGCATCGATCCGCGCTTGTGTCGACGAACAAGTGATGCCGGCCAATATGATTTTCCATgtaattttattttatgttgacTATTTTGTGTCTTGTTGTCTGTTGATACAGGTGTTTTTTCTTAAAAAAGGTTGTGAGCACGTATTCATTCATTGCAGAACCGTTACAAGCACGCTTTGCTAGTAGCTGTATATATATGATTATAGCGCCTGTTGGTTCCTCGTATTCAGGACATCTTGTCGAGCAAGGTGGCATCATGCATGAATCAGGATATCCAACATAGTGCTTAAAGGATGTGTCACTTGCAATCTATATGATCAAGAGGTCATGGTAAGCAATTTTCAAATTGCACTGACCCATTTTCTATGCAGGAGAGATATGTGTGGGTTAGGTTCCATTCTGTAAGATGACATGAAGCAACTGGATAGTCATCAACATGAGAATGATGAGATCAAGAttgttgaagtgtataagtagattgcctagctctttccatcagtccggacttttggttcaagtggctagtgcatgaatcttaacatggtatcagagccctaggtctcgagttcaaattctgcctttcacaatttattctaaaaattATCTCTTCTCCCCCCTCTTCTCGCAGCCTCCTGCCGCGCCCGGCCTTccgctgcctctttgcctctctacacgtgttgacttgtcttctcgtcttcccgtcacacgtgagagggggtgttgaagtgtataagtagattgcctagccctttccatcagttcggacttttggttcaagtggctagtgcatgaagcttaacaaagATAAGCGTCATGTATGGACACTTGCCGGTGTGAATCTTGCAAATCATCGTGTGATTTACATGTGAATGTGGTCTTCGATAAAAAAGCTTCCCAAATCAAATAATTTCACTAAGATCAAGATAGGCATCGAGATTAACATATTATTGAAGTTTGAGGGACCATAAATTTATGTTGGGTGTTTGAAGATAACTTTTAAAGATCATGGTAGCACTTCCATGATGGAGGACAAGTGATCAAGTGGCTTGGTAAGTAATGTCAATCATGTTTTGCAAACTA
This region of Lolium perenne isolate Kyuss_39 chromosome 2, Kyuss_2.0, whole genome shotgun sequence genomic DNA includes:
- the LOC127328355 gene encoding chromatin assembly factor 1 subunit FSM-like; protein product: MEGGGAVLGVAHSEAPSGDAAIPDQSQMQVDGPIALNRSAELESSDPGGRALKRKRASNGPAIATAEKEALVAGCRQELQGLFEYYKEVSGHRMQLEGGNLSSNAMIGCLLEESNLGLTKLVDEAFEKLKETEGVSVASVRSSVLLIGQRMMYGQSSPDADVLEDESELSLWCWEVRDLKLMPVKIRGFLSGRRTARKKIHERINAIRCKSFLFTTMSQLQSSKLIFLWSL